In Erigeron canadensis isolate Cc75 chromosome 1, C_canadensis_v1, whole genome shotgun sequence, a single window of DNA contains:
- the LOC122591216 gene encoding uncharacterized protein LOC122591216: MSSSSSDELIIPPPFPKLSTGSTFDFFQNAIKEIEELEDPGSSRESRTYIDCEREAAHSKLMRDYFGENPKFGERWFRHRYRTSQRLFLKIVADIEATFPYFRDGVDARGRKSFSPIKKCTSAIKLLSTGEPADNYDDYLCRHPTTSPSCTMRMRRDTIWQSPLYDTTRNGTNLNTSFTFRGRLYRRGYLLTDGIYPKWSTFVKAYLHPVDPKEVKFKRVQEAARKDVERAFGVLKGKWKILERPIRIMDKEKIGKVVETCCILHNMIIKDDGRAILPVHIMDPPVPAAYDPRVLRELHDENVHHRLRYDLTEHVSTLDLAYLDDPAAQPPPIEDLI, encoded by the exons ATGTCTTCAAGTTCTTCCGATGAACTTATCATTCCCCCTCCGTTTCCCAAATTATCTACCGGTAGtacatttgatttttttcaaaacgcgATCAAAGAAATAGAAGAACTTGAAGACCCGGGAAGCTCTCGTGAAAGCCGAACCTATATCGATTGCGAGAGAGAAGCTGCGCATAGCAAACTCATGCGCGACTACTTCGGCGAAAATCCAAAGTTTGGGGAGCGTTGGTTTCGCCATCGCTATCGTACGAGCCAACgtttgtttttgaagattgttgccGACATTGAAGCTACTTTCCCGTATTTTCGAGATGGAGTAGACGCGAGGGGAAGAAAAAGTTTCTCGCCGATTAAAAAATGCACGTCGGCAATTAAACTACTTTCAACGGGTGAACCGGCAGACAACTATGATGATTATCTAT GCCGACATCCCACGACGTCGCCTAGCTGTACAATGCGCATGAGGCGCGACACCATCTGGCAG TCGCCATTGTATGATACTACTAGAAATGGAACGAATCTGAACACGTCATTCACTTTTCGCGGCCGCTTGTACAGACGTGGGTATTTGCTTACTGATGGAATATATCCTAAGTGGTCTACGTTTGTAAAAGCGTATCTGCATCCAGTTGATCCAAAGGAAGTGAAATTCAAGCGAGTGCAGGAGGCGGCGAGAAAAGATGTAGAACGGGCTTTTGGGGTGCTTAAGGGAaaatggaagattttggaacgTCCAATCCGGATTATGGATAAGGAAAAGATAGGGAAAGTCGTCGAAACATGTTGTATATTGCATAACATGATTATAAAGGACGACGGGAGGGCTATCTTACCGGTTCATATAATGGATCCACCGGTGCCTGCAGCTTACGATCCTAGAGTTCTACGGGAGTTACATGACGAAAACGTCCATCATCGTCTTCGATATGATTTAACGGAGCATGTATCGACGTTGGATTTGGCATACCTCGATGACCCAGCAGCTCAACCACCACCGATCGAGGATTTGATTTAG
- the LOC122603060 gene encoding cytochrome P450 CYP72A219-like → MEVSGVVLWVIVLVLVWYVLRFLNWVWFRPKKMEKRLRAQGLKGSSYKLLFGDLKEVVNMLKDAKSKPINLSDNIVPRVVPFDYKSLNTYGKICFTWLGPRPLVHISEPTMIKEILAKNYEFQKMRGGNPLARLLGTGLADAETDRWAKHRKLINPAFHVEKLKHMVPAIYMSCAELVNKWEEMLPKESSCEIDVWPYLQRLSADVVSRTAFGSSFEEGRKIFELQRELAELVIQALQSIYIPGSSFLPTKKNKRMKEIDTQVQASIRSIINKRTIAMKEGHNSNDDLLGILLESNNKEIKLQGNISFGLSINEVIEECKLFYFAGQETTGNLLVWTLILLAQHTNWQARARDEVSQIFGDKKPDIDGLNRLKIVNMILNEVLRLYPPVVALGRMAHQDTKLGDITIPAGSFIQLQTLLLHHDRDIWGDDAHEFKPERFSEGVSKVMTKGQTSYLPFGGGPRICIGQNFALVEAKMALTMILQHFEFELSPSYSHGPHTIVTLQPQFGAHLNMRRV, encoded by the exons ATGGAAGTAAGTGGAGTAGTATTGTGGGTAATTGTGTTGGTATTGGTATGGTATGTATTGAGGTTCTTGAATTGGGTGTGGTTTAGACCAAAGAAGATGGAGAAGCGTCTAAGAGCACAAGGCCTCAAAGGAAGCTCATATAAGTTGTTGTTTGGTGACTTGAAAGAGGTGGTGAACATGCTAAAAGATGCCAAATCGAAACCTATAAATCTTAGTGACAATATAGTTCCTCGGGTAGTACCTTTCGACTATAAATCCCTCAATACCTATG GCAAAATTTGTTTCACATGGTTGGGGCCGAGACCTTTGGTGCATATAAGTGAACCTACTATGATAAAGGAAATCCTGGCTAAGAATTACGAATTTCAAAAGATGAGGGGAGGAAATCCACTAGCAAGATTGCTAGGGACTGGGCTAGCAGACGCCGAGACCGATCGTTGGGCTAAACATAGAAAGTTGATTAATCCTGCATTTCATGTTGAGAAGCTTAAG CATATGGTTCCTGCAATTTATATGAGTTGTGCGGAACTGGTCAACAAATGGGAAGAAATGTTACCTAAGGAAAGCTCATGTGAAATAGATGTGTGGCCTTATTTACAAAGGTTATCCGCCGATGTAGTTTCACGTACTGCATTTGGTAGTAGCTTTGAGGAAGGAAGAAAAATTTTCGAACTACAACGAGAACTTGCAGAGTTGGTCATACAAGCTTTACAATCAATCTACATTCCGGGTTCTAG TTTTTTGCCAACAAAAAAGAATAAGAGGATGAAGGAAATTGACACACAAGTGCAAGCTTCTATAAGGAGTATCATCAACAAACGAACTATTGCAATGAAAGAGGGTCATAATAGCAACGATGACTTGTTAGGCATACTTTTGGAATCCAATAACAAAGAAATTAAACTACAGGGGAATATAAGTTTTGGGTTAAGTATCAATGAAGTTATCGAAGAGTGTAAGCTTTTCTACTTTGCAGGCCAAGAAACCACCGGAAATTTGCTTGTTTGGACTTTGATCTTGTTAGCTCAACACACAAATTGGCAAGCACGTGCTAGAGATGAAGTTTCACAAATTTTTGGGGATAAGAAGCCAGATATCGATGGTTTGAATCGTTTAAAGATT GTTAACATGATACTCAATGAGGTTCTTAGACTTTATCCTCCGGTCGTAGCACTAGGAAGAATGGCACATCAAGACACCAAATTAGGGGACATCACGATACCAGCCGGATCTTTTATTCAATTGCAAACTTTGCTTTTGCACCATGATCGTGATATATGGGGTGATGATGCACACGAGTTCAAGCCCGAAAGATTTTCTGAAGGCGTGTCAAAGGTGATGACCAAAGGGCAAACATCATACCTTCCCTTCGGTGGGGGGCCACGTATATGCATTGGACAAAATTTTGCTTTGGTGGAAGCAAAAATGGCACTCACAATGATCTTACAACACTTTGAGTTTGAACTCTCGCCATCATATTCACATGGTCCTCATACCATCGTCACTCTTCAACCTCAGTTTGGCGCTCACTTAAATATGCGTAGAGTTTGA